A segment of the Salvelinus sp. IW2-2015 linkage group LG23, ASM291031v2, whole genome shotgun sequence genome:
ccttgatcctgctttgtagtatacccttcTGTTAACGAATGCATTAAGCAACAAATATCAGCATGCTAGGCTATAGCCGCAGTAAGATGTTTGGGCTGCACTCGGCTCATATTACTGAGAATGTGTCATCTAATGCTCCATTGCGTTGATTCCAGCCATTTCATCAGTTTGGTACAGCACGTCCCCTCAGCTGATTATCACCTGTTGTTAGACACTTAAATCTCGAAAAGACGATAATCGtcctcaatagtgtgcagcaAATTCTAAAACTAGAGGAGAAGCCAAAATAAGTATGACATCCCAGCATTTAAAGCATGCTgaatttgacatttcacattggcTTACTATACAGCTTTTTGTCACATAGGTCTACCTAAAATGCTGACTATTTAAAACGCAAGTAGGCCTTTGGGTATTCGGACATGACCATTGACTTTGCAACAGAATCACACAGTGTTCATAATGTCGTCAATACAATAATAATCAGTGTCATCGGTCCTTGTACCTTCAGTAACTCTGCTGTCAATCACTATCAAACGATATGAGAACATTCCATATcaagtctagtgaccatcaacccgGCATACACAAATGAGTAACAAATAGAACAATGGAAATCATTAATATTACAGAAACGGAAAACAAATATGCTAAGCATTGTGTTAATTACTCTAAACTGAATATTAACTTTATTCATCTTAAATATTACCATTACAGGTAGTTTGTAATATTAATGGAACATTGTGATGTTGGAAAACTCTTGTGCATTCTGAGCCTCACTTTCAGGGTAGAATGGATGATCCTCTCAAAGAAAggggatgcctagtcagttgcacaagtGAAcacattcaaccaaaatgtgtcttaaaTCGACCTTGGCTCCATCAGTAACCCAAGGGGTTCCTTGATCTTATTGAATCTAAAGTCACACCTACCTCTCCTGATTGGATCATTGGATATTTGAGTGCTTTGACAGGTTCTCTAACAGGAGTCTATGGCAGTGGGTTTCCACTGGATAGCACAGCCAGTCAAAATTGGCTATCATAAAAATTCCTGAAAACAAATGTgctatttggttttaatttaaggttaggcataaggttggcagtatggttaatgttagggttagaatacAATTTTAATAATACATTGTAGAAATTGGCAGTTTAATGACCTTGTGGTAACTAGTGAGGCTGTGGCCCTTGGCCAGGTCCCAGAAGAGCATGTTCCTAATTGTTTCCTAAAAAAACAGCCCcggggccgtcattgtaaataagaatttgttcttaattgactcgcctggataaataaaggttaaataaaataaatacctgGCTGGAATTCAGCTCCTATAGGACACACTACTGTTGGGAGTCTCTCACCGGATCTGTCCACAGACTAAMCTCATTGGCGACTGTGGGGACAAATAGATCCCTGCTATTTACTCTTTGTAATTGGATTTGCATTACAAAGTTATAAGGAAGCAAAAACTCAACACGAGCTGCATGTTTACTTTTTCGCCATTAGGGCTGATATGTGTATGGACAAGTTTGAGCCTAGTGGATTGGAGAAAGGAGATGATCTAGAACTGAACTCGGTCCAATCAAAAGGATGATGGATTTGGAATGCACTTTTCTAGATGTTAAAAAGCGTTTTTACTGTACATTGTATATTGTGGAAACCCGCACATCCGTTACCACCCTCCTAGTGGGTAGAATGCTGAAGCTCCTATAGTCTGTTGCAGCATGTTGCATACCATATACCTCTGTCAAAGGCAAGAATGTGCAGTGATCCCTGTGAATGATTTATGAGCGACGCCTTCAGTGAAGCGGTACAATCTCCAAAAACGACAGCTTGATAGCATGACACTGGAAGATAAAACGGAGATCAGTCGTTGCCAGGCAATTAAACGGCTTTAGTGAAAGAGCCAAAGTAAGTGCACCCTTATTGTCGAGAAAAACATCCATCTAGTGCCAAGGCAACACGAGTTAGAGAGGCTGAGCTTCTGGAAAGACATCAGTCCCTGGTTGCCTGGGGGGCAGCAGTATCTCTCCCGACATCTGTGGGATTAGATGGCCTGTCGGGCAGACGCTGGCCTGTCTGTGAGCCCAGCTACCTGCAGTGACGTGAGCCGCCTCCCCAGCAAATGGGCAGCCCTAGTGTATATGAACTCCTGGGAGGCTGGCAGTCCGTCTGTCTATGACTAGGGAACTCATCTTGGACACCCCAGCTTTGAGGCTGCTGCTGCTAAAATGGCTGAGACTAACCTGAGAATCAGTGGGGGGGCGGTGAGGTTCGGGGCCACCTATGGGGGCAACAGGCTCTTCTCTGGGGGCAGGAGCGGTGGAGGTGGTGGCGGAGGGGCCGGACTGGCCCTCTCCAGATCTTTTGGAATTGGGGTGGTGGAGCAGCGGGGCTCGGCATAAGAGGAGGGCTCGGATATGGGGCTGGGAATGGGGGGAGGCCTGGGtatgggaggtggaggaggtggtctTGGGATGGGAATGGGTGGACATGCCCTGGCTCTAGGAGGAGGTGGTGGCGGGGCAGCAGGGTTCAGGGCTGGAGTGGCCCCACTCAGGGCTCACTTGGGTGGCCGCGTCTTCAAGATCAGAGGCAACCCGTCCTTTCTGAGCTCCACCACCGCAGTGGGTGGTGACGTGGGTGGTCTCAGCCCCGTGCCCAGCATCGACCCCTCGCTGCCCTCCCTCGACACAGTCCAGGTGACCCGCCTAAAGAAAAAAGGAGGAGCTGAAGGTTTGCCACCTTTATTGACAAGGTATGTCACATAAACATTACACGTATAATCAATAATCAGTGAAAGTTGATGTTGGTATTTAGCCACTTTCAGACTTTTAATGCAATTGTATACATTTTTCTATCACAGTAATATTTGAAGTGCATTTGCACTCGAACAACCAAATTAAACTCAATATTTGTATTTCTGCTTGAACAAACACAATGATTAGCATTATGTTGATCAGTATTCCATCTACCCATCAACATCCTCCACACCCCAATCCTGTGAGTATTTTTCATACATTGACCTACCATAATTAATGTCTGTGCTTCAATCGAAACCCAATTGAGGATAGTATCAGATTGTCCTTGTTATGGAATTGATAGCAATGCTCATGTATGCATTCAACATTGTTAACATGCTAAAACATATTACgcatgtattttttgtatattgtGCATGTGATTTGGTCTGGCAAAATAAAACGGGCCCGTTGGAATGTCCTGAACATCAATGTCCAAAATCATTCAAGCTCATTGAAATTCAGACCCATTCATGGAGAGGAACATCACCAGAGAGGAACATCACcagactgtatgtctgtgtgttaacCTAATAGAAATCTATGTGTGTACCATATTCATCGATCtggcctctctcactctctgtggtCCCCAGGCTCGCTCTCTGGAGCAGACCAACGCTGTGCTGAGGGCCAATATCTCCATGTTCACCAACCCGGGGGAGGGCGGCCCTACCTACAAGACCCAAATCGATGGCCTGTCCACCACCAAGGAGGCCATTATCACCGAGATCGAGCACTACAAGAGCCTCATCGACGACGTCCAGAGCAGGTGGAGTGGGGTTAGGGTCGATTACCTCACAATACAGTGGGGCCATAATGAAATAATCTGTGACCCCataatacacagtacagtatatacagttgggTCTACTAGTCTGTAATGTTCAATACATGAATAATCTGCTGGCCGCACCAGGTctgaagattttttatttatttattgaacctttatttaactagacaagtcagttaagaacaaattcttatttataatgacggcctaacagtggattaactgccttgttcaggggcatgacgacagagttttaccttgtcaactcgggaattcgatccagcaacctttcggttactggcccaacgctctaaccactaggctacctgccgcccgaagTCTCTCAGCCTCATGTAGGTGTTGTGACTTTTCTTTATAATTACCTCGGCAGATCAATGCTTTTAATGCTCAGTTGGAGCAAAATCTAATAATAGCCTTCATTGTTCTCCAGCAGCAGAGTCTTGAGACTTTTGTTCTGAAGAGAATCTGTATCCAATCATCACAGAGCTTGAGATTCAATTGATACTGCGAAAATGATAACAAATACCCACATTTTGTTTCAGCCGAGTACACAATATATTATCCTTTAAACTCATGAAGCAGAATTGTAGACATTGATAATATATTAAACTTAATGCATAAATGTGACTGAAAGTTCATTGATATAAAACCTTATATTGGTTTTATGTTAAGATTTGAGGAGACTGCCCAAACCAAGTCATTAGAGATGGACTGGACCACATTAAAAGAGGTATGGATACATCATGGTGTTGTCATCAAACTATGGAAAGATTAGTCAaacagaggctggtgggaggtgctattggacaggctcattgtaatagctggaagGGAATACTATCAAACATATGGAGACCACGCTTGACTCTGTTCCCTTCGGTCCATTCCTGCCGTTACAATGAGCACATCCTCCAATcactccttccaccagcctctgCTGATTCAAACAATTGAAATAATGAATGACATTCTGTTATGGCTATGAAAACCACTATTCCCATGCTAACAGGAGGTGaacaacctctacctcagcaTTTTCGAGCTTCAAACCAACATTGGTGGACTGGAAGATCAGATCGGTCTCTCAAAGTAGGTGTATGATGCTGTGAGTACATGATGACATAACTATTTTACTGAAACATTCCAACATTCTCGCTAAACTTGCAAGGCGGGTGGTTCAGTGCACATTTAGGCTCTCAAAAATTAGCAAACATGAAAACAGTGAAGCATGTTTTCCACTTGGTATACTTTCCCAGCAATAGTTTTATTCAAATTCTACATATGCACCGTTCCTTATCTGCTCCTGTACTCAACCAGTAAAAGCATTACTTCCCGAGTCTTCTGAAGATGGTCCCCTGCCCAGGCGCTGCATTAAAATGTCTCCCCATCAATTATGGAGATTTAGACAAGCTGAGAGCCAGCACTCAGCACCgctgctggtctctctctcactaaaTCACCACTGCAGAACCTGACCTTCCATAAGTGTTCACAACATTAAGAATTTACATTACAGATCCTGTGTGACTCTCTCTGTACACTTTCTGCATCCTTAAAAACAGCTTCATTTTGGTACACAGGAGGGACAATATGGGTCGGtaagtgcaacaaaaacaacactgtTACAGTATTAATGGGGATCAACAAAGAGCAGGGAACATTTACCAAAGTCATATTGAACCGTGTTCAAATAAAGGCTACATGCCCAATGTGTTTCCAGAGTTCAGTTGTGACTGTAAATCACTGCTCAGATAGTGGTATGAACATTAAACAATAGCTTTATTATATGTTGTCATATCCACAAGGTTAAAACAATTGCACAGACATTACACATTTCCTGTTGCGCTTTGTGTTGTAGAAAGTGAAGGAGGTGAGGAACATTGTGACAGGTAGTGTGAGGTCAGCCTTCTCCATCGCCGTGGACAACGCAGACCAGGCCCAGGACATGACCTATGCCCTAACGGACATCAAGGCCCACTACAAAGCCCTGGCCCAGCAAGCAGGATGCCCTGGTGTCTGTGCAGGACAGTGTATTTACCCTGCAGTGACCTACAGTAGTATATTGTCTCAATTGGTCAAGCTAGTATTATGTTAACGCAATATAAAGTTATCTGAAGTCTGCCAGGCAGTATCTACCTATAACTGATTGCAAACACCAGTACATCCATTGTCATTCTTATACCAGATTCGTTCCCCCTCAAGTGGATGTTCTTAGTATTGCACTCAGAATATGCTGTATGTTTTACCCTACACGGGACTGTTTCTGTTAAAACATTGTCATCCAACCCCAAATGTTACACTAAGACTGGTGATGGCACATCTCCTTTTTCTCATTTCCAACCCCAGCTCTCCATGACATCCCAGACCAAAGAGGATCTGCGCGTGTGCAGATGGAGAGGCTCAAGACCCTGGTAGGATTATTATCTTGAAGATAATCTGAGCTGTTGATTTCATTAAGTATCCCAGTAGTATCTCGTGGAGCAGCTAACCAAATTCCGCAcaattttagttctgggttaaccagaACCTGATAAATGCTCACCACAGTGTTAAATAATCAGACCTCTCCCGTTGTAGAACATCCAGTTGGATGAGGCAGAGTACCACTCCAGCTCCCACAGACCTAGCAGGAGCAGATGCTGACCCTCAAGTCGGGTACACAGCTGTTAGAAAACAGACTGATTTCAACCCTGATATGAGGCACTTTCATGTGCAGCATAACCCATGAATCATGCTCTTCTTACAGCAAATAACACACTATAGTCAAGAGTACCAGGAACTCCTGTCCAGTAAAATGTCTCAAGATCACCATACAAGAAGCTCCCATACATCACCCACAACCATTTAAGCATTGATTGAAGTTCTACATCTATTTGTGATGTGTATAATTTCAGACTGAAGTCCGACACGGTCACGCCGGCAGCAGCTACATGTCCTCCAGCCTGAGCACAGCTCCCATCTCTATGAACTAGTATTGTGTATCCTGAAAAATTATTTTAATAAGTAATCAAAATGTCAAGATATTGTGGAAAAACATGTTATTTCTAGATTTGCTGTACTATGTTCTTTCTATTTGGGGTTGAGTATTTTACCTTTGAGGTGCAACGCAGACCGTTCCTCATTGCACCACTTTCTCTTCCAGTCTCAATATACTGaggacagaccagagaatctgccTACAGAGACCCAGCTCCATAGGGTTGAGATGGAACCTTGTTTTGGCAGAATTACTAACAACCCAATAAAGTGAACACTGTCCCAAATTCTGTTCTGTAACTTACTGTATGAAATGTTTCATATCAATTAAAGCACTATAGGGTACCACATCCAATGGGCTTGAGGTCAGGATTCATGCAATGTTCCCTCGTTTGGGGAGCTCATTCAAGGTAAACTTTGATGTCCTAATTGAATCCTGGCCAATGACTTGGTAATACTATGTCAAAGGCTTGAACACTCCAGAGAACCGACGGTGTAAGAGGAATCAAAGATTACAGAGACAATCTAGCACTGTCCACAATCCTCTCAACATGACTTTATGAAAAGTTACAAAACCAGAGCGTCAGGCCCCATCTCCACATCAGGTTATACAACACATTTAACATATCAATTAAAGCACTAGCATAATGGCAAAAGGTCAGGATTCACACCATGTATCTTTTCAAGGTAAACGTTGCATGTCTTTTAAAATGTGCATAACCTGATTGAATCCTGGCCAATGACATCTTGTTAGTTCATAGACGAGAAGGTTACAGAGACAATCTAGCACAGGccacaaacctctctctctcaccctgaccTTATGAAAAATATATCAACAGAAAAGTTACAAAACCAgagtacacacatatacagtctAGATAGTCTGCTTCTTTTTCTTCTGTTTGATTGCAGACTGTGTCATCTTGGCCTTCTTGGCCAGTCCCTGTCCAGGTGTCTCTTCTCCTGGctgtttcttatttttgttccttttcttctttccttcctctGGTTTCCCCAAGGGGACTGTGTTGGCATCTGTTGCCCCCTGCTCAGAGACAGGCAATTGCTTCTTGCGGTTCTTTCTCTTTTTGGTCTCGGGCAGGAATCCTTTCTTCTTCTTGGGAGCGGTCGGCTCAGCCTGGTCCTCCTTGGTTTTCCTGATCCTGTCCCGTTTGGGCTTTCTGTTAAAGATGGAGCCACAAAAACATGGTATTAGAGCAGAGGTTCTCAGTGGGTCCGCAGGCCAGATCTCAAAATAAATGTTAGGaatattcatatatatatttttttaataatgtagTTTACAATGTATGTTCCTGGGCAACatgggatattggtatccacaaactgcagttttaaagcttaaattaGTCAAagttctctctgcctcatggcaaaatcTTCTCTCCGATGCCAAGAGGCAGGCATTTACAATATTCCTTCCCAGGGCCCGAGACTAGGTTCGCCTGGCCATTCACTGCcgaagtcatagtaaaactccttgtATCTCACTCGAGTTGTTCTGAATATGACGGGGTTCCTGATTAATTCGCTATCACAAAttggtggcaggtagcttagcggttaagaacgttgggtcagtaaccaaaaggtcgctggttcgaagccacgagccgactaggtaaaaatAATATGtacacttgagcaaggcacttaaccctaattgctcctgtaagactCTGGATGTGTGTAAAAAGGGGTCCCCTGCCCCAAAAGGTTGGAGAACCCCTTGAAGGACAACTAACCAACCTGCTCTATGGGTATACTGCCACTGCAGCTCTTACCAATTATCTGAACTAGTGGAAAGTATCAACATTGCTCacatccaacaacaacaaaaacctgTCAAGTAGGTCTCAATAATTATATGTTGCTATGAGTATTGTTGGTACATTTCATTCCCTATGACATGACAGTGATAATGTGGCGGAGTTACTCACATGACTCCAAAGTGTTTCATGACAGCCCAGTAGGTGTCCTCCATCTGCCCCGTCTTTCTGAAGCCCAGAACCTCTCTCATGGACTGAAGAACCTTCTTGAGGGGCTCCAGAGCCACAGACAGTTTCTGTAAAACACAGGAGACAAAGGTAGGTCAAAGAACCTACAAAAATCCTCCCATGTTAGTAGGACAGGGAAATGTGGTGAAATTAGAGTTGGTTTACCTGCTGGTTGACATTTTTGACCAGGAACAGGCCAAGCTCCAGGGCTTTGACCAACTTCTCCTGGACCACCTTGTTCTTAGCGGTCTCAACTACAGTCTCCAGACTCTGAGGAGAACAACATCCACAATCATATCAGTAACGTCTAAAATCGACAGCCAAGGGAGAGAAAGATGATTTATCATCTAAGACAAACCTATAGATTGAACTGCATGAAAAACAATTGTTAGTTGAGCAGAGTTTTTTAATGTGATGTGATCTAGAGATTGATTCCTATGGTTTGCAGTTTCACACAGTGACATGTTCTCTAATGTCTAAGCTTGGGTGAGGTGTTTGATGCCTACCGCTGCCACCTGGCCCACCGCCTTCTGAAGCAGCCCTGCCCAGGGGTCGCCCGCCAACAGCTGCTGTACCTCCCTGCTCTGCAGCCCCCGCAGCACCATGGCACTAGCCTGGCTCTGTGGAACACAAAGTCAAACCCTCAATGTGCAGATGTTATTCTGCAGATCAGTGGTAGTTACCATCAGGCTGAAAGGATTATTGGCTGGTAAGAGTTAGGTTAGTCATTATTGTATTAAAAAGTGGAGTTGGTAGAAGTTGACCCATGGTTAGATGCTTATTTTTACTCCTAATTGTTGAGGTGAGGAGCCTGCTAGTCTTACTTGTTGGTGTTCTCTGATTCCTGTTGTGATGTGTTCCACTGCAGTCTCCAATAGGTTAACACACAGAACCTACACACAAACAGAAGATAATCACAGTTACATCAGCCACAAGAGGAAAAGAATGATGCATCTTCAAGTGTTTATACAGTCCCTTGAGGGCAGTGTAGATAGAATAAGAGTGTTGTTGCCGTTGTCTCACAGGGAAGCGGGTGAAGAGGTCGATGAACATCAGGCCTGACAGAGGGCTCTTCCTGCGTGTCATGAAGGAGCGCAGAGCCCCTTTAAAGATGTCAGACACCCTCTCCACGTCCACGTTACCCATGAACCTCAACTGCAGGACAAGGAGATTTCAGCATATCAACAGGTTGGTTTTACACAAGACACAATAATAGTAAATACTCAGCGTACATTCAGATTCAATCTAGTGGTTGGTTAAGGACCAACTTCTGTCACTGTAGTGAAATCTGAAAGGTAAAGAGACTTACCTCCTCAGTTGATAGAATTGTCTTGCTGTCTGCGGAGGCCCCGGGCACCCCCCCTCTCAGCACCTTGACCAGGTACAGAGATGCACTGAAGAAGTAGAGTGACACTGAGGAGTCCGAGAGCTTCTGGGCTTTGGTCATGAGTTTCTCCAGCAGGTCGTGGAGctccccctgtctgtcacctACGGTCTTACAGTACTGCTTGGCCCGGCATAGCTGGTTCCTGGGGGAGTAGAGGATAACGTTACTGACTGATCAGTATAGCAGAATAATACTGGAAAACTTGACATGACAATCTGTCTACTCAGACAGGAATAGATCAGTCTTCAATGCAGCTGCATCTGACAAGCTGTTCTATATAAGTAAAACAAATCCTGTCTTACATCTAATACATAGCTTGGTAGTTTGTGTTAATATGTTTTAATACCGTTAACACTATTATACATGGCTCTAATGCACCGACATTTGGGAACACAATAAAAGTATTTGATGAGTGTTTGTTTTAATGACAAGAAATCACTAAAAGTTCATGAATAAACGGTTTGAGGGTTCCATGCTCAATCAGGCACAATGTACTCATATGAGTCACTTGTGAGAGAAatgttcagctgcccctttaagTTAGTTAGAGGTAGTAGTCgtgaccaaaagttttgagaatgacaaatattaattttcaaagtctgctgcctccgtttgtatgatggcaatttgcatatactccagaatgttatgaagagtgatcagatgaattgcaaagtccctctttgccatgcaaatgaactgaataccccaaaaacatttccactgcatttcagccctgccacaaaaggaccagctgacatcatgtcagtgattctctcgttaacataggtgtgagtgttgacgaggagaAGGCTGGAGATCTTGCTGTCGTGCTGagtgagtttgaataacagactggaagcttcaaaaggagagtggtgcttggaatcattgttcttcctctgtcaaccatggtttcctgcaaggaaacacgtgccttcatcattgctttgcacaaaagggcttcacaggcaaggatattgctgccagtaagattgcacttaaaatcaaccatttatcggatcatcaagaacttccaaggagagcggttcaattgttgtgaagaaggcttcaaggcacccaagaaagtccagcaagcgccaggaccgtctcctaaagttgattcagctgcgggatcggcgcaccaccagtacagagcttgctcgggaatggcagcaggcaggtgtgagtgcatctgcatgcacagtgaggcgaagacttttggaggatggcctggtgtcaagaagggcagcaaagaagccacttctctccaggaaaaacatcagggacagactgataattctgcaaaaggtacagcgattggactgctgaggactggggtaaagtcattttctctgagaatccctttccgattgtttggggcatccggaaaaaagcttgtccggagaagacaaggtgagcgctaccatcagtcctgtgtcatgccaacagtaaagcatcctgagaccattcatgtgtggggttgcttctcagccaagggagtaggctcactcacaattttgcctaagaacacagccatgaataaagaatggtaccaacacatcctccgagagcaacttctccaaccatccaggaacagtttggtgacgaacaatgccttctacagcatgatggagcaccttgccataaggcaaaagtgataactaagtggctcggggaacaaaatatcgatattttgggtccatggccaggaaactccagaCCTTAaattccattgagaacttgtggtcaatcctcaagaggcgggtggacaaacaaaaaaaacacaaattctgacaaactccaagcattgattatgcaagaatgggctgccatcagtcaggatgtgaaccagaagttaattgacaacatgccagggcggattgcagaggtcttgaaaaaggtcAACACTGCatatattgactctttgcatcaacttcatgtaattgtcaataaaagcctttgacacgtatgaaatgtttgtaattatacttcagtattccatagtaacatctgacaagcAGCAAACTTGgcggaaattaatatttgtgtcattctcaaaacttttgcccaCGACTGTATATAGGGAtgcggtgccatttgggacaagagGAGTGATTGGAAGCTATGGATCCACTTGCATTGTTCTCTAGCGTATGTTACTGTATCTGTAGCCtttcagtcattgtgctaacactagtttgcattggctcgcaaaactacctttaACTTGCTGATAGGACATATCTAACATCACACTCTGAACTCTTGTTTGATATCATTTTTTGTATGACGAGTAGGGATGCATTCTGTACTCAGTCAATGATTTTGATATGCAGGATTCATCTACATTATGACTTAACCAAATTTCCACGATCAACAATTGGCGGCATCTCCATGTACatattgttgttttggctctgtactccagcactttggatgtgAAATGATACAAGTGCAGACTCTCAGCTTTAATTCGAGGGTATTTTAATCCAgatcaggtgaaccgtttagaaattacagcactttttgtacatagtattGGGCCAATTTcatttgtgtattaaagtagtctaaAGTGTAATATTCAGTCACATTCCTAGCaggcaatgattacatcaagcttgtgactctacaaacttgttggatgcatttggtTTGGTTGTGTTAGACTATTTTGTgcacaatagaaatgaatggtaaataatgtattgtcattggAGTCACttcaattgtaaataagaacatgATTGTAAACACTTCTATATTAAATGCACATGCTACCATGACTGCGGATAGTCCTGAAAGAAACGTGAATaaggatgagtgagaaagttagacgcacaaatatcataccccctcaAAAATCCTAACCTCCCCTGTTGTTGCAATGGTGAGACGTTAGCATGTCTGGGGGGGTGACATGTGCGCGTCTAACGTTCTCActtattgtatcatttcaaatccaaagtgctggagtacagagccaaaaaaatatatattcactgTCCCAACaattacggagggcactg
Coding sequences within it:
- the LOC111951144 gene encoding thread biopolymer filament subunit alpha-like isoform X1 — protein: MGLGMGGGLGMGGGGGGLGMGMGGHALALGGGGGGAAGFRAGVAPLRAHLGGRVFKIRGNPSFLSSTTAVGGDVGGLSPVPSIDPSLPSLDTVQVTRLKKKGGAEGLPPLLTSIMLISIPSTHQHPPHPNPARSLEQTNAVLRANISMFTNPGEGGPTYKTQIDGLSTTKEAIITEIEHYKSLIDDVQSRFEETAQTKSLEMDWTTLKEEVNNLYLSIFELQTNIGGLEDQIGLSK
- the LOC111951144 gene encoding thread biopolymer filament subunit alpha-like isoform X2 produces the protein MGLGMGGGLGMGGGGGGLGMGMGGHALALGGGGGGAAGFRAGVAPLRAHLGGRVFKIRGNPSFLSSTTAVGGDVGGLSPVPSIDPSLPSLDTVQVTRLKKKGGAEGLPPLLTSIMLISIPSTHQHPPHPNPARSLEQTNAVLRANISMFTNPGEGGPTYKTQIDGLSTTKEAIITEIEHYKSLIDDVQSRGMTTEFYLVNSGIRSSNLSVTGPTL